A genomic region of Desulfosarcina ovata subsp. ovata contains the following coding sequences:
- a CDS encoding transposase codes for MTKFTLIEDFPRSEIEFDARFSKPEACYEYLFQQKWPDGFECRECGHQQYWLSSKHQPFQGSTKRPFITG; via the coding sequence ATGACAAAATTCACCCTTATCGAGGATTTTCCACGATCGGAAATCGAGTTTGATGCACGTTTTTCAAAACCTGAGGCATGCTATGAATACCTGTTTCAACAAAAGTGGCCCGATGGGTTTGAGTGTCGGGAATGTGGCCATCAACAGTACTGGTTAAGTTCAAAGCACCAGCCCTTTCAAGGTAGCACTAAAAGACCATTCATAACTGGATGA
- a CDS encoding HEAT repeat domain-containing protein: MAKRDLTKEKLVLLGQIEQGPLTPESQKTLGKTLSLANNILVAKAATIVGQRRVEALTPDLLKAFGRFLENPLKRDKGCLAKEAIIEALDEMEFDDAEIFVKGIRWVQAEPAYGRPVDTAAGMRGRCAFAIARLGGPDTVYELVDLLADPEPQPRIAAVRALVGIPGEQSEPLLRLKATIGDDSHRVIAECLSALVRINAGRSIDFVARFLNSSDMIIAENAAFALGESRLDEAFAILRRHREASPNPEWQELLLMPIAITRSEEAFDYLVEVIETETPGSVAAARKAIRIFDDESHRQRIPGTTGAP, encoded by the coding sequence ATGGCAAAGAGAGACCTGACCAAAGAGAAACTGGTGCTACTCGGGCAGATTGAACAAGGCCCCCTGACGCCGGAAAGCCAGAAAACGCTGGGTAAGACATTGTCCCTGGCCAACAATATCCTCGTGGCCAAGGCCGCCACGATCGTCGGCCAGCGCCGGGTCGAAGCGTTGACCCCGGATTTGCTCAAGGCTTTCGGGCGCTTCTTAGAAAATCCCCTCAAACGCGACAAGGGATGTCTTGCCAAGGAAGCCATCATCGAGGCACTGGACGAGATGGAATTCGACGATGCGGAGATCTTTGTAAAAGGCATCCGATGGGTCCAGGCGGAGCCGGCGTATGGCCGGCCGGTGGACACCGCGGCCGGAATGCGCGGGCGGTGCGCCTTTGCTATAGCGCGCCTGGGCGGCCCGGATACGGTGTACGAACTTGTCGATCTTTTGGCCGATCCGGAACCACAACCGCGCATCGCCGCGGTACGGGCCCTGGTGGGGATACCCGGCGAGCAAAGCGAGCCGTTGCTGCGCCTGAAGGCAACCATCGGTGATGACAGCCACCGGGTGATCGCCGAGTGCCTGTCCGCCCTCGTCCGGATCAACGCCGGACGATCAATCGACTTTGTCGCGCGCTTCCTGAATTCGTCTGACATGATCATCGCCGAAAACGCGGCCTTTGCCTTGGGTGAATCCCGGCTGGATGAGGCGTTCGCGATTCTGCGGCGACACCGGGAGGCGAGCCCGAATCCCGAATGGCAGGAATTGCTGTTGATGCCCATTGCGATCACCCGGAGCGAGGAAGCCTTCGACTATCTGGTCGAGGTCATCGAAACCGAAACCCCAGGCAGCGTTGCCGCCGCGCGGAAGGCTATCCGGATCTTCGATGACGAAAGCCACCGCCAGCGGATTCCGGGCACCACCGGGGCACCATGA
- a CDS encoding PAS domain S-box protein → MVNYLDIRTLALMMGVVSITLAVGVVYLQWYHKTYAGFSLWSNGAVCAGVGGILMCMRGYAPQLVSIIAANTLLVLFMSFVAWGMEKFVGRRIFRWPDYVVLLLFIGALLQFTYIKPSVEVRIVIISFCFSYFSGKAIFLLKYGGDHLRHPLLLGALWFTAVWFLLRAIITVIGPWEINDFMKAGAFHGVTLVVYIVNQILVMIALVFANHHRLETDLTESNLSLKDSEERFRSLSDASFEGILITENGEIIDANQTFLEMVGYSKEEVIEMSIIDFVAPEMQQDVLERILSNFEGSYETLASKKDGTAIPIEVHGRMLFYQDRMVRVAAIRDLSERKKAQDLLAESQKSFNSLTDHAREGIVVVQNKRLLYINPSMCKMTGYDKDSLLGLESFLPLIAPEARETMMANHLKRLAGKASPERYESKFLKRDGTTYPVELTGVLINWNGSPATLNIISDISERKEAEESMRFLAHHDSLTGLPNRYLLMERLEQALSQARRSEQPLGVLFIDLNGFKQVNDTHGHDVGDMLLNKVTDRLQGLLRDSDTLARMGGDEFVILLPQVDGKAGVEALMARIDSAFQSPFDLGQLTIKSRTSVGFSLFPESGESADELLRVADQQMYHDKNTKK, encoded by the coding sequence ATGGTTAACTACCTGGATATTCGTACGCTTGCTCTGATGATGGGGGTGGTATCTATTACCTTAGCTGTTGGTGTGGTCTATCTGCAATGGTACCACAAAACCTATGCAGGTTTTTCTTTGTGGAGCAATGGGGCTGTATGTGCCGGAGTTGGTGGCATATTAATGTGTATGCGTGGGTATGCCCCTCAACTGGTTTCCATTATCGCTGCAAATACTCTACTCGTACTGTTCATGAGTTTTGTCGCGTGGGGGATGGAAAAATTCGTAGGAAGAAGAATCTTTCGTTGGCCTGATTATGTTGTATTGCTTCTATTTATTGGCGCACTCCTTCAGTTTACATACATAAAGCCAAGCGTTGAAGTACGCATTGTTATTATAAGTTTCTGTTTCAGTTATTTCAGTGGCAAAGCAATATTTCTGTTGAAATACGGAGGGGATCACCTGCGGCACCCACTTTTATTGGGGGCACTATGGTTCACAGCTGTATGGTTTCTTTTGAGAGCAATAATTACCGTGATTGGCCCGTGGGAAATCAATGATTTTATGAAAGCAGGCGCATTTCATGGGGTTACTCTCGTTGTATACATTGTTAATCAAATCCTGGTGATGATTGCTCTTGTTTTTGCTAACCATCACAGACTCGAAACGGATTTGACTGAATCAAACCTATCACTAAAAGACAGTGAAGAGCGGTTTCGCTCACTATCGGATGCTTCTTTTGAAGGGATTTTAATAACTGAAAACGGGGAAATTATTGATGCCAACCAAACCTTTTTGGAGATGGTAGGTTATTCAAAAGAAGAAGTAATTGAAATGAGCATTATTGATTTTGTAGCCCCTGAAATGCAACAGGATGTTTTGGAAAGAATATTGTCGAATTTTGAAGGATCGTACGAGACTCTTGCTTCAAAAAAAGATGGTACCGCAATTCCCATAGAAGTTCACGGCAGGATGCTTTTCTATCAAGATCGAATGGTTAGGGTAGCGGCCATTCGTGATCTCAGTGAACGGAAAAAAGCTCAAGATTTACTGGCAGAAAGTCAAAAATCTTTTAATTCTCTGACTGATCATGCCCGTGAAGGGATAGTCGTGGTTCAGAACAAGCGGCTATTATATATCAATCCAAGTATGTGTAAAATGACCGGCTATGATAAGGATTCACTCTTGGGTCTGGAATCATTTTTGCCTCTAATAGCTCCAGAGGCACGTGAAACCATGATGGCCAACCATCTGAAGCGACTTGCCGGCAAAGCATCACCCGAGCGTTACGAGAGCAAATTTCTTAAGCGTGACGGTACCACCTATCCGGTTGAACTTACAGGAGTGTTGATAAATTGGAATGGAAGCCCGGCGACCCTGAATATTATATCTGACATCAGCGAACGCAAAGAAGCGGAAGAATCCATGCGCTTTCTGGCCCATCACGACAGCCTAACCGGATTACCCAACCGATATCTGTTAATGGAGCGATTGGAGCAGGCATTGTCTCAAGCACGGCGCTCTGAGCAGCCCCTCGGGGTGCTTTTCATAGATTTGAACGGCTTTAAACAGGTCAATGATACTCATGGTCATGATGTTGGAGACATGCTTCTTAACAAGGTTACTGACAGGTTGCAGGGGTTGTTGAGAGATTCAGACACTCTGGCACGTATGGGCGGTGACGAGTTTGTGATACTGTTGCCCCAGGTAGATGGCAAAGCAGGTGTTGAAGCTTTGATGGCACGAATAGATTCTGCATTTCAATCACCTTTTGATCTTGGTCAGTTGACAATAAAGAGCAGAACCAGTGTTGGGTTTTCTCTCTTCCCAGAAAGCGGGGAGAGCGCAGATGAACTTTTGCGGGTAGCTGATCAACAAATGTACCATGACAAAAATACAAAAAAATGA